The Yersinia entomophaga nucleotide sequence CAGTGTAAGTAAATGATAGTTAAACGGCAGAGCGTCGGATACTGAAAAATAAGCAGGCGACGGGGAGCCGCCTGCTGCAAAGACTTACTTCAGTTCATCCACCAGTGCGACGGCACGGCCAATATAATTGGCTGGCGTCATGGTTTTCAAACGAACTTTTTCTTCTTCTGGCAGCGCCAAGCCATCGATAAAGGCTTGCATACCGGCGGCGTCAACACGTTTGCCTCGCGTCAGCTCTTTCAGTTTTTCGTATGGTTTTTCAATGCCATAACGACGCATAACCGTTTGAATCGGCTCGGCCAGCACTTCCCAGTTATGATCCAATTCGTCCAACAGATGAGGTTCGTTAACTTCCAGCTTGCTGATGCCTTTCATCGTTGACTGATAGGCGATCAACGCGTAGCCCAGACCCACGCCGAGGTTACGCAGCACGGTTGAGTCGGTCAGGTCGCGCTGCCAGCGGGAAACCGGCAGTTTGCTTGCCAGATGCCCCAATACGGCGTTAGAAAGACCCAGATTACCTTCGGAGTTTTCGAAGTCGATCGGGTTAACTTTGTGCGGCATGGTGGAAGAACCGATTTCACCTGCAATAGTTTTTTGTTTGAAGTGATTGAGTGCGATGTAACCCCAAATATCACGATCGAAATCGATCAAAATAGTGTTAAAGCGCGCTACGCAGTCAAACAATTCGGCGATGTAATCGTGTGGCTCGATTTGTGTGGTGTACGGGTTCCAGTTGATGCCCAGCGAGGTCACGAAGCTCTCGCTAAACTGGTGCCAGTCAACTTCCGGATAAGCCACGATGTGAGCGTTATAGTTGCCGACGGCGCCGTTAATTTTGCCCAGAATTTCAACCTGAGACAGCTGACGGAACTGGCGCTCCATACGGTAAGCCACGTTCGCCATTTCTTTGCCAACGGTGGATGGCGTTGCAGGCTGGCCGTGAGTTCGGGACAACAGCGGCAAATCGCGATATTGGTGGGCCAGTGCTTTGATGGCGTCGATCATCTGGCGCCAGAAAGGTAAAATCACTTCCTGACGAGCGGTTTGCAGCATCAGA carries:
- the purB gene encoding adenylosuccinate lyase, which translates into the protein MELSSLTAVSPIDGRYGDKVSALRAIFSEFGLLKFRVQVEVRWLQKLAACAEIKEVPAFDANANAYLDKIVAEFNEQDALRIKAIERTTNHDVKAVEYFLKEKVESIPALHAVSEFIHFACTSEDINNLSHALMLQTARQEVILPFWRQMIDAIKALAHQYRDLPLLSRTHGQPATPSTVGKEMANVAYRMERQFRQLSQVEILGKINGAVGNYNAHIVAYPEVDWHQFSESFVTSLGINWNPYTTQIEPHDYIAELFDCVARFNTILIDFDRDIWGYIALNHFKQKTIAGEIGSSTMPHKVNPIDFENSEGNLGLSNAVLGHLASKLPVSRWQRDLTDSTVLRNLGVGLGYALIAYQSTMKGISKLEVNEPHLLDELDHNWEVLAEPIQTVMRRYGIEKPYEKLKELTRGKRVDAAGMQAFIDGLALPEEEKVRLKTMTPANYIGRAVALVDELK